GGAAATACCCGCGCTCGATGGGGTTGATATTTACGGCGAGACTATTCCGCTCAACGGTATTGTGGGTGGCGATCATATTGTTTATGTCGATTTTAAGAAGCGCTATGATCTCGATGCACGTATAGAAAAAGCTCGTGACCGCGGGCAGGATTATGTTGTCAAAAAGCTGGAGGAATGTCGCTTTAAGGCCGGTGTGGCAGTAGCCGATGTTTCGGGGCACCAGATCACGGACGCGCTTCTCGCCGCGATGCTCCATCAGGCTTTTCTGATGGGTGCGATTTACGAGATGGATTATTACGGCAATATTACGGCCAAGTTGTTTGAAAATCTCAATACGCGATTTTACAATTCGTCGAGTCTCAGTAAATTTATTACGATGATTTACGGGGAGATATCTCAGGAAGGGCATTTCCAGTTTCTGTCGGCAGGACATCCCATGCCGCTGGTGTATTCGCGCAAGTACAAAGGTATTGTCGATGTGTCCGAAGATAGAATGATTGCCTCTCCGCCCATTGGTACGCTTCCTTCGGGACGCGATATCGATCGCAATATCAATGAGAGTGTGCTCGGTTTTAAGGAAGAATACCAACTTAACGAATGGGATTTGATGGGCACGGGCGATATTCTTATTCTTTTTACCGATGGTCTGGTTGAACACCACCGAAATGGCGAGTTTTACGCGCCGCATTATCTGGAACAAAAACTTCACGAGATCAAAGATCTGACTGCCAAAGAAATTTTCTACGCGATTAAAGAGGACCTCATCGCGTTTAATACACCCGATGACGATATCAGTTATGTTGTTATCAAGCGGCATTAGATCACAGGTTGCGGTCCAACATACTTCGCTCTGGGCCTGATCAACATCCCTCCTTTCACACTATCCTTCTTCTACTTCATCCAATGCACCTACTTTTCTCAAGCTCGGGGAAGCTATTGCTGTTATGCCTGTGACCAAAAGCGTTCCGATGCCGCCGCTTACGACTGAGAATACAGGTCCATACAATTCCGCCACACCTCCAGATTCGAGGCCACCCAGTTCATTTGACGCGCTCACAAATACTCCGTTTACAGCCGATACCCTGCCGCGCATTGCATCGGGGGTGATTAACTGTACGAGTGTGTGACGAATGACCATGCTTACGTTGTCAAATGCCCCGGTTAATACGAGCATCGCAAATGACAACCAGAAGTTTTCCGATATTCCGAAGACTATGGTTGCCACGCCAAATCCAGCTACGGTGAGGAGCAGATTTCTGCCGGCTTTTTTCATCGGGGGCAGGTGTGCCAGTGTCAGTGCCATTATCAGGGCACCCACCGCAGGTGCTGATCGCAATATTCCGAATCCCTCTGAGCCTACCTTCAATATATCCTGCGCGTAAATCGGCAATAGATACACGGCTCCGCCCAGGAGTACGGCAAACATGTCCAGTGCCATGAGCGACAATAGTAATTGATTTTTCTTCAGAAACACCAGTCCGCCCATCAGATTTTGTAGTGGTGAAATTCGCGCTGCATTTTTATCGCGTTCTACGGGCGGTACGCGCAATCGGGACAATATCAACAAGAACCATCCCGTACATCCGGCACTTGCAAGGTACGCTGCAGGTACGTAAACTGCTGCGATAAGGCCTCCGATCATGGGTCCCACTACCCACGCCATTTGCATCAAGCTCATGCTCCATGCCACGGCATTGGGAAATATCCCGCGGGGTACCAATTGGGGTACAATTGCCCGCCGTGCTGGGGCGCCGAGTACGGTTATTGCGGCATCGACGACGAGTATGGCGTACATCAGGGCAATTGGTCCCTGTTTCCACGATACTGCGGCAAGGCCCAGAGAGGTTAATGTTGTGCCCGTTAAGCTCAACATCATGACTGTGCGTCGGTTAAAGCGGTCGGCGAGATATCCCGCGGGGAGTGCGAGGATCATTGTGGGTAATGCGATTGCCAGACCCACCAGGCCGAGCGCGAGTGCCTGCCCGGTGCGCGCGTACATTTCCCATCCTATGGCGGCGCTCTGAATTTGCGTGCCGACTAATGCGGCAAACCAGCCCAGTGCGTATAACCGAAATTCCCTGATGTGAAATGCTTCATAGGGATTGTGTTTTGTCAATATGCTTCCTGTTCGCAAGAATTATGTCAAATTTGGACATGATTATAGCTATCTTACGCCCGATGTCAATACATCGCTAAAATCTATGTGTTTGCCCTTGACATTTCCCAAAATTAAACTATACATATGTGCAGTATTTTTGTTTATGAAATTGTGTTAAACAGTTTCGGGAGGAATTCATGCGACGTACTTTTCAATTTGATCAGAATACTCCGCCTCTTTGCCGCCTGGGTCTGGCTACGAGGGGCAATACGCATTTGTCCCCTGCCGATGTCCGTTATGCAGTTGAGCGCGGTGTCAATTATCTCAATTGGTGCGGTCGTCCCGATGGTTTGAGTAGCGCTGTTGCGGGTATGGGGGTGGAGCGGGAGGAGATTGTACTGGCATGGCAGCTTAAGTCCCGTACTGCTTCAGGTGCGGAACGGGAGCTTGAAGATGCGTTGTGTGAGCTGAATACCGATTATATAGATGTTGTGACTTTTTACTATGTGGAGAGCGAGGGCGAATGGTGCGATATCGCGTCTGAAGGGGGCGCTTATGAAGCTATGGCTCGCGCCCGCGAGCAGGGTAAGGTGCGCTTTCTCGGGCTTACCAGCCACCAGCGCAATATGGCCGCGCGCATTGCTATGGGTGAACTCAGAGCACCTGAACAGGTTGAGTCCCGCCCTCTGGATATGCTTATGCTCCGGTACAATGCCGCCCACCGGGGGGCAGAAGAGGATGTGTTCCCGTTGACCGATCCGATCAGTATTCCGGTGGTTGTTTATACCTGTCTGCGCTGGGGTGCTTTGATGAAGCCCACTCCGGACGATCCACCCGATTTTATACCGCCACCTGCAAGAGAGTGGTACCGTTTTGCACTGGCCTATCCCTCTGTCGCCATTGCGATTGCAGCGCCCAACGACCGGGCGGAGCTTGAGCACGATTTTTCACTGTTGGATGATTGGCGGGCACCTGCGCCAGAAGAGAATGAGATGCTTATGGCACACGGAGACCGCGTCTATCAACACGCTGGTCGTTTTCCCTGAGTTTCCATGTTCTACAATTTTCTGACAGTTGCGATTCGCAACGCGATGCGTCACAAGTTCTATGCGATTATCAGTCTGAGTAGTCTTGCCATTGGATTGACGTGTGCTGTGCTCATTATGCTTTCTATCCGCTACGAGATGAGCTATGACGCCTTTCGCCCCCATGCCGACCGGGTTTATCGGATTATGAAGAGGGATATAGATGCGCGGGGGCAAGTCGAATGGCGCGGCGCACTTCCCTCAGAGATTGCCGTGCATTTGCGCGATGAATATCCCGAGGTCGAGGCCGTTGTTCAGTTCCGCCGTATCACGTCCTGGTTCCGCGCGGAGGACCGGTTATTTCAACAGCGCCTGTGTCCGGTTGATGGAGATGCTGTGGATTTCTTTGGTCTGGATATTATTCGAGGGGATGCTACTGCGCTCAAACGCCGAGATGCGTCCATTGTTTTAACGCAGAGCGTCGCCCAAAAGCTCTATGGTCATAAAGACCCCATTGGTCGCACCGTTGAGGTGCAGCGCGAGACCTATCAGCAGGTGTTTACGGTTGTTGCTGTGATGAAGGATCGTCCCACCAATACGCGCCTGGAGTTTGATAGTGTGACGTTTTTTGCGTCTGATAACTGGGCTATACGCACTGCGCCGATTTACGTGCGTTTGCGTCCCGATGCCGATGTTGCGGCTCTCGAGCATGCGCTTGTCGCTCGCTTTCCGTCTGAGTCTCAAGAGGCGACTTACCATCTCCAGGCTTTGCCGCGCGTCCATCTGTATTCCAGGATTGATCTGGAGGGTTTTACAGGTGATTCGGGGATGCCGTATCGGGATGTCCGCGATCTCTATCCCCTGTCTGTTCTGGGCGTGGGTATTTTGCTCATCGCCTGTATCAATTTTATGAATCTGGCTACTGCGCGATCAGCTATACGCGCCCGCGAAATTGGTCTGCGCAAGGTTGTGGGGGCGCGCAGGCAGCATATTATGGGGCAGTTTTTGTGCGAGTCTGTGTTGTTTACCGGGGTTGCTCTGCCCGTATCTTTTGGATTGACGGTGTTGCTGCTGCCCCAATTTTCAGGTCTGATGGGTCAACCGCTTGTCTTTAATATTTTTGATCATGTTTGGTGGATTGTGTGCATTGCGCTGGTTACCGCTCTGGTTTCGGGAAGTTATCCCGCTTTTTATCTTTCGGCGCAGCAGCCCGTCGATGCGCTGAAGGGGCTGCGCAACAGGCTTCCAGGAGATCTCTGGCTACGGAAAGGTCTCGTAGTGGTGCAATTTGCCGTGTCTGCTATTCTCATTGCATCTACGCTCGTGGTCTATCAGCAAATGGATCTGGTGCAGAGTAAATATTTGGGTTTTGATCGCGATGAGATTGTTGTGGTGAAAATTTTTGGTCCCGATGCGGAGCAAATTCGCTTAAATGGTCAATATAACGCGGTCAAACAGCGATTTCTCCAGCATCCTAATATTGTCGCAGCGGGTACGAGTTTGGATCTGCCCGGACACAGTTGGCCGAGCCGACGTTTTGTGTCGGATGTTGAAATGCCTGACAGAGAAGTTGATGTGCGCGTTTTTCGGGCGAATGAAGATTTTCTCACGTGTTACAATATTTCAATACTCGCGGGTCGAAGTTTTTCGCAGGCTTATGCGGAGCAGGTGACAGAGAATTCGAGCGCGATGCAGGTGGTGATAAATGAGACTGCTGCAAAGCGATTCGGTTGGTCGAATCCCCTGGGGCATACGCTGATGATTGGGGAGAGACACGCGCAGGTTATTGGCGTGATGGGAGATTTTCACGTGCGTTCTCTCAGGGAGCCTCTGGGTCCTGTGGTTTTATCTGCGGCGGGTACGGACTTGAAATACTTGCATCTCAAGATTAAACCCGACCGTATTCGGGAGACGATGGCTTTTGTCGAAGAGACCTGGTCGCATTTTATCCCAACGCGGCCTTTTGAATACTTTTTTATTGACGATTATATCGATTCCAAATACCGACGAGAACAACGCCAGGGGCATATTTTTACGCGGTCTGCAATTGTCGCCATTGTACTGGCCTGTCTGGGTCTGGCGGGTTTGGCGGCTTTTGCCGCTGAACAACGTACCCGCGAAATTGGTATTCGCAAGGTGCTGGGTGCTTCGGCATCTCATCTCGTGGTTTTGATCAGCCGGGACTTTGCCAGGCTCGCTGTGTTCGCCAGCACGATTGCGTGTCCGGTTGGATATTTTTTGATGCGGAATTGGTTGCAGAATTTTGCCTATCGCGTAGATCTGGGTTTTTTTCCTTTTGTGGTTAGTGCTCTGGGTGTTGTTGCTGCAACAATCCTCGTGGTTGGATATCAAGTCTATAAAGCCGCGAGTGCAAATCCCGCAGAGGTATTGCGCCGAGAGTAAAGATAGAGAAAGGGGTCAACATGGATACAAATGGTACTTATCAGGTCGCCGACTTATGCGAAGCCGCAAGTGAGGGCGATGTCGCCAAAATTCGTCAGATTCTCGATGTGCAACCCGATCTGGTCAATGTGCATATGGCCGAAAACAATGAGCATCTCGCCATTCATTACGCAGTTATGAATCAGCACGCGGATGCGGTGCGCGTTCTTATGGAGGCGGGTGCAGATCACACGTCGGGTATTTATCCCCATCGCGATGCTACGGACGCGCTTACCATAGCAGATGAACGCGGTCTGGATGATATTGTTCAGATTTTGCGAGAGGAAGACGAGAAACGCAAACTCGCGGCTTGCGAGAATATTACCATTACGGAGGAGAATGATGCGCTTTTTGAGGCTATTCGAGAGGGGCGGATGATGGAGACTGTGGAAATTCTCTATAAGAATCCCGATTTGATCAACGCCTGCCATCGCAATGGCGGTAGTGTGATTCACACTGGTGCATCTCTTGGAAATTATGAGCTTGTTCAATATCTGCTCAAGCGCGGTGCGGATATCACCCATCTTACCCCCGAGGGTCAATCGCCTCTCGACGGCGCTGTTCACAATATCCGCGGTCGCAACAGGCCGCTCAACGAGGGGTGTTTGATTTGTGCGGGTATTCTGCTTCAGGCCGGATGCGAACAATCGCTTGAGTCTGCTGTCGCGCTTGGGGATCTTGGTTTTGTTCAAGAGTATAAGAGACAACATCCCGAACGCTTTCAGTCCAATGACAGCGAGCGAGACGGTCTTTTACAGATCGCTGTGCAAAATGACAATCTCGATATGGTGCGTATGCTGCTGGACCTGGGGCTCGATCCCGACGACAGATATCAACTGCATCACTATGAGACCAAACCCTATTCATGGGGCCAACCGCTGGCTCATGCGGCTGGGCACTCGCAGTATGAGATTGCCGAACTTCTGCTCGAGCGCGGCGCCGATCCCAATGCGAGTATTTACGCGAGTGGCAATCCCATAGCAGCTGCGTATAATAATCGCGACGATAAGATGAAGGGTTTGCTGTTTAGATACGGTGGGGTTTTGGATCATATCACTGCTGGGCTTGAAGGCGAGACGTCTGCCGCTGCTGTTGCGCTTCACAATGATTCTTCTCTTGCGGAGAGGCTTTTGTGGGCTGCGGGCTGTGGGGGTGATCCAAATATTGTGGGGATGTGTCTGCGTCAACTCGAGTGGGATCCCGATGACAGTCGCTGGTTTGGCTTGCTGGAGCAACCTGTGCGCCTGTGGCGCACTCACCCTCATCGCAAATTCCGGGATTTTGATCGCACGGTCTATCCCGAGATTTTTCGCATGATTCTCGATCACGGCGTTAGCCCCAATCTGGTCGGGCGTTTCGGGTATCGCCTTGCGCATCACATGGCGGCATGCGGTGTTGTGTGGGGAGAAGTGATTATGACCGAAGCCGAGCGCGTCGCCTTTGCGACAATTCTGCTCGACTATGGTGCGGATCTCGATGTGATTGATGAGCTTTTGCAATCTTCGCCGCTGGGCTGGGCTGCGCGATGGGGCAAATACGATCTCGCGCGTCTCTATCTCGAGCGCGGTGCCGATCCCACACTGGCGGGTGCTGATTGGGCAACGCCACTCGCCTGGGCAGAGAAAAAAGGGTATGGGGATATTGCCGATCTCATCAAACGGTATCTGTAAAAATGGATATCGTCGAAAAACGCCATCGGAAATGCTTTGCGGTGGCGTTTTCTTTTTGTACCATGCAGATCAGAGGATTAATTTAGCCATCCATGAGACAAAAAGGAGATAGAGCATGGTTCGCACGTTGATTGGCAGTCGGTATTCAGAGGATGTTGAGGCGTTGTTAGAAGGTGCGCCTTCTGAGGTTGAGGTGATTTTTTTGCCGGAGGGGGAAAAGCAGGCTGATTATTTATCGGGCGTGGAAGTGCTTTTTGGCCGGCTTGCCGAATCCGATTTTGATTACGCAGATGCGTTGAAATGGGTTCAGCAACCCCACGCAGGTGCCGAAGGGCATTTGTATGAAAAATTTAAGAATAGCGATATGGTTTTGACCAATGCGGGGGGATTGTTCGGTCCTCAGATTGCAGAACATGGGTTTGCACTTTTGCTGGCGTTGACGCGGCAGATTCACACGCAGTTGGAGTTTATGAAGCGCAAGCACTGGGAGCGCG
The sequence above is a segment of the Gemmatimonadota bacterium genome. Coding sequences within it:
- a CDS encoding serine/threonine-protein phosphatase, whose protein sequence is MAFDEIDETGLQQVNDSMKMLMGELNNFQDIARYVTPLPGEIPALDGVDIYGETIPLNGIVGGDHIVYVDFKKRYDLDARIEKARDRGQDYVVKKLEECRFKAGVAVADVSGHQITDALLAAMLHQAFLMGAIYEMDYYGNITAKLFENLNTRFYNSSSLSKFITMIYGEISQEGHFQFLSAGHPMPLVYSRKYKGIVDVSEDRMIASPPIGTLPSGRDIDRNINESVLGFKEEYQLNEWDLMGTGDILILFTDGLVEHHRNGEFYAPHYLEQKLHEIKDLTAKEIFYAIKEDLIAFNTPDDDISYVVIKRH
- a CDS encoding MFS transporter, which produces MRTGSILTKHNPYEAFHIREFRLYALGWFAALVGTQIQSAAIGWEMYARTGQALALGLVGLAIALPTMILALPAGYLADRFNRRTVMMLSLTGTTLTSLGLAAVSWKQGPIALMYAILVVDAAITVLGAPARRAIVPQLVPRGIFPNAVAWSMSLMQMAWVVGPMIGGLIAAVYVPAAYLASAGCTGWFLLILSRLRVPPVERDKNAARISPLQNLMGGLVFLKKNQLLLSLMALDMFAVLLGGAVYLLPIYAQDILKVGSEGFGILRSAPAVGALIMALTLAHLPPMKKAGRNLLLTVAGFGVATIVFGISENFWLSFAMLVLTGAFDNVSMVIRHTLVQLITPDAMRGRVSAVNGVFVSASNELGGLESGGVAELYGPVFSVVSGGIGTLLVTGITAIASPSLRKVGALDEVEEG
- a CDS encoding aldo/keto reductase gives rise to the protein MRRTFQFDQNTPPLCRLGLATRGNTHLSPADVRYAVERGVNYLNWCGRPDGLSSAVAGMGVEREEIVLAWQLKSRTASGAERELEDALCELNTDYIDVVTFYYVESEGEWCDIASEGGAYEAMARAREQGKVRFLGLTSHQRNMAARIAMGELRAPEQVESRPLDMLMLRYNAAHRGAEEDVFPLTDPISIPVVVYTCLRWGALMKPTPDDPPDFIPPPAREWYRFALAYPSVAIAIAAPNDRAELEHDFSLLDDWRAPAPEENEMLMAHGDRVYQHAGRFP
- a CDS encoding FtsX-like permease family protein, which encodes MFYNFLTVAIRNAMRHKFYAIISLSSLAIGLTCAVLIMLSIRYEMSYDAFRPHADRVYRIMKRDIDARGQVEWRGALPSEIAVHLRDEYPEVEAVVQFRRITSWFRAEDRLFQQRLCPVDGDAVDFFGLDIIRGDATALKRRDASIVLTQSVAQKLYGHKDPIGRTVEVQRETYQQVFTVVAVMKDRPTNTRLEFDSVTFFASDNWAIRTAPIYVRLRPDADVAALEHALVARFPSESQEATYHLQALPRVHLYSRIDLEGFTGDSGMPYRDVRDLYPLSVLGVGILLIACINFMNLATARSAIRAREIGLRKVVGARRQHIMGQFLCESVLFTGVALPVSFGLTVLLLPQFSGLMGQPLVFNIFDHVWWIVCIALVTALVSGSYPAFYLSAQQPVDALKGLRNRLPGDLWLRKGLVVVQFAVSAILIASTLVVYQQMDLVQSKYLGFDRDEIVVVKIFGPDAEQIRLNGQYNAVKQRFLQHPNIVAAGTSLDLPGHSWPSRRFVSDVEMPDREVDVRVFRANEDFLTCYNISILAGRSFSQAYAEQVTENSSAMQVVINETAAKRFGWSNPLGHTLMIGERHAQVIGVMGDFHVRSLREPLGPVVLSAAGTDLKYLHLKIKPDRIRETMAFVEETWSHFIPTRPFEYFFIDDYIDSKYRREQRQGHIFTRSAIVAIVLACLGLAGLAAFAAEQRTREIGIRKVLGASASHLVVLISRDFARLAVFASTIACPVGYFLMRNWLQNFAYRVDLGFFPFVVSALGVVAATILVVGYQVYKAASANPAEVLRRE